One segment of Deltaproteobacteria bacterium DNA contains the following:
- a CDS encoding beta-ketoacyl synthase N-terminal-like domain-containing protein, producing the protein MANSRGIAIVGLGARFPGAEDVEQFWRNIAAGHDAIGPVPEERIPGVFFDASTSSIDRLPCRRGGFLGASINLDVAAHGLMPVAARGAEPDQLLALDLATATFADAGYTEGGFDRSRTAVILGRGGYLGPGLVRADQSVRGAEQLAGLLRRLLPDLPLSRIEAIKDAYQEAAGPYGPDTAIGLVPNLAASRIANRLDLRGPAFTLDAACASSLLAVEQAMLLLETRRADHVLAGGIHLVQDPTFWSVFAQLGALSRSEAIRPFDARADGLLIGEGAGFFLLERLEDAEAAGHRIYAVIRGVGSASDGRGTSVMQPRAEGQRLALERAWEGSGLEPAHIGLVEGHGTGTTAGDGVELETLARFFGPAGEGPRASLGSVKSMIGHTMPAAGAAGLIKAALAIFHRSLPPSLHCEEPHPKLAATRFEVHVAARPWTTGPGEERVAAVNAFGFGGIDAHVVLSEAPAGSRRTHRVQALDRVEPSFPGLPDEERTGLPEVLRLAGDSPAALLAALERGEGPIGTGPCRLAVLQPTPERLARARRVVERGEPWRGRGGIWFAPEGLALQGGKVAFLFPGVDADFRPRVRELAEHFDLSLPPELEALEAEEAPRRPEAIDRTGMGIYRVNQLCFELLSRIGLFADAMAGHSIGEWSAMIHGGLLPQGAVEAFLEESGGQALEVPGVLFAAAACSVDDALDAMTDLEAIGLSHDNCPHQVILCGKEESIETARARLLSRGAVVQILPFRSGFHSRLFDDYLDPHRAHFERLPIEAAHTTVWSATTCSPFPVGADAVRELALRHLVEPVRFRELIEALYDHGHSIFVQVGTGSLPGFVSDTLGARPHLTVSVSDPKRGGLESLARLGAALFVEGIDLWAGIDRARRPGREAASGGGVETGSRGLELPLGAPFISVGEPLPFGSAGPRLPPPARGALRDPLRDEVEATLEDLSRMQAEILETYQQALRGRSRPVRQQRTLSVRTVPELIDHSFYPQGEGATLAERDPVVPMTMSIELLLELARKAFPGRTPVALEELRMHQWLRVHPAAKVQLVAEPRGDDRAHVAIEGFCEGTVRLADAYPAPPASQLPPLADAGPPPIDAATLYADRWMFHGPAYQGVHTIGALGAGGVEGKLKVTEGPGALLDSLGQLFGFWLMATRTEDKLAMPIGLESLERFGPHPQAGELLDARVRITHCDDRRLVGDMEVLRGEQVWCRIRGWADHRFPSDPDTWKVLQHPERHRLSARREPYFLFDAARCRPPSRDWLIRRMLSEHERTTLLASAPQAQRAYLHARIAGKDAVRSLLEQGAELADPGEAIFPSTLPLLGDHEEGLRLAGPHAGELKVDAATAGDLAVALASRKGEVAIALYPLGSLPPGARQASFASDELDAARAAGAGDDLDARLHVCAARAIASRLAARGGEAGPREADAVSEGRPGGLRVGELWVELRVDLGHLVAWALRPD; encoded by the coding sequence ATGGCGAACTCGCGCGGCATCGCCATCGTCGGACTGGGCGCACGCTTCCCGGGCGCCGAGGACGTCGAGCAGTTCTGGCGCAACATCGCCGCCGGTCACGACGCGATCGGGCCGGTCCCGGAGGAGCGGATCCCGGGCGTCTTCTTCGACGCGAGCACCAGCAGCATCGACCGGCTCCCCTGCCGCCGCGGCGGCTTCCTCGGGGCGAGCATCAACCTCGACGTCGCCGCCCACGGCCTGATGCCGGTGGCGGCCCGGGGGGCCGAGCCCGATCAGCTCCTGGCCCTCGACCTCGCGACCGCGACCTTCGCCGACGCGGGCTACACCGAGGGCGGCTTCGATCGGAGCCGCACCGCGGTGATCCTGGGCCGGGGGGGCTACCTGGGACCGGGGCTGGTGCGGGCCGATCAGAGCGTGCGGGGCGCCGAGCAGCTCGCCGGCCTGCTGCGGCGGCTGCTCCCGGACCTGCCCCTGTCGCGGATCGAGGCCATCAAGGACGCCTACCAGGAGGCGGCGGGCCCCTACGGTCCGGACACCGCCATCGGCCTGGTGCCGAACCTCGCCGCCTCCCGGATCGCCAACCGCCTCGATCTGCGCGGGCCAGCCTTCACCCTCGACGCCGCCTGCGCCAGCAGCCTCCTCGCGGTCGAGCAGGCGATGCTCCTCCTCGAGACCCGCCGGGCGGATCACGTCCTGGCCGGGGGCATCCACCTGGTGCAGGACCCGACCTTCTGGAGCGTCTTCGCGCAGCTCGGCGCCCTCTCCCGCAGCGAGGCGATCCGCCCCTTCGACGCTCGCGCCGACGGCCTGCTCATCGGCGAGGGCGCGGGCTTCTTCCTCCTCGAGCGCCTCGAGGACGCCGAGGCCGCCGGTCACCGCATCTACGCGGTGATCCGCGGCGTGGGCTCGGCGAGCGACGGCCGGGGCACCTCGGTGATGCAGCCGAGGGCCGAGGGGCAGCGCCTGGCCCTGGAGCGGGCCTGGGAGGGATCGGGCCTCGAGCCCGCCCACATCGGGCTGGTCGAGGGGCACGGCACGGGCACCACCGCCGGGGACGGAGTGGAGCTCGAAACCCTGGCCCGCTTCTTCGGCCCGGCCGGGGAGGGCCCGCGCGCCAGCCTCGGCTCGGTGAAGTCGATGATCGGTCACACCATGCCGGCGGCGGGCGCCGCGGGGCTGATCAAGGCGGCCCTGGCGATCTTCCACCGCAGCCTGCCGCCCTCCCTCCACTGCGAGGAGCCCCACCCGAAGCTGGCGGCCACCCGCTTCGAGGTGCACGTCGCGGCCCGGCCCTGGACGACCGGCCCGGGAGAGGAGCGCGTCGCCGCGGTGAACGCCTTCGGCTTCGGTGGCATCGACGCCCACGTGGTGCTCTCCGAGGCCCCGGCGGGCAGCCGCCGGACCCACCGGGTGCAGGCCCTCGACCGGGTCGAGCCCTCCTTCCCCGGCCTCCCCGACGAGGAGCGGACGGGGCTGCCCGAGGTGCTGCGCCTCGCTGGCGACTCGCCCGCCGCGCTCCTCGCGGCCCTCGAGCGCGGCGAGGGGCCGATCGGCACCGGCCCCTGCCGGCTGGCCGTCCTCCAGCCCACCCCCGAGCGCCTCGCCCGGGCGCGCCGGGTCGTCGAGCGCGGTGAGCCCTGGCGGGGCCGCGGCGGGATCTGGTTCGCCCCCGAGGGCCTGGCCCTGCAAGGCGGCAAGGTGGCCTTCCTCTTCCCGGGGGTGGACGCCGACTTCCGCCCGCGGGTGCGCGAGCTCGCCGAGCACTTCGACCTCTCGCTGCCGCCGGAGCTCGAGGCCCTCGAGGCCGAGGAGGCGCCCCGCCGCCCCGAGGCCATCGACCGCACCGGGATGGGGATCTACCGGGTCAACCAGCTCTGCTTCGAGCTGCTCTCCCGGATCGGCCTCTTCGCCGACGCGATGGCCGGGCACAGCATCGGCGAGTGGAGCGCGATGATCCACGGCGGCCTCCTGCCGCAGGGCGCGGTGGAGGCCTTCCTGGAGGAGAGCGGCGGGCAGGCCCTCGAGGTGCCCGGCGTGCTCTTCGCCGCCGCCGCCTGCTCGGTGGACGACGCCCTCGACGCGATGACCGATCTGGAGGCCATCGGCCTCTCCCACGACAACTGCCCCCACCAGGTGATCCTCTGCGGGAAGGAGGAGAGCATCGAGACCGCCCGGGCCCGGCTGCTCTCCCGCGGCGCGGTCGTGCAGATCCTCCCCTTCCGCTCGGGCTTCCACTCCCGCCTCTTCGACGACTACCTCGACCCCCACCGCGCGCACTTCGAGCGGCTGCCCATCGAGGCGGCGCACACCACCGTCTGGTCGGCGACCACCTGCAGCCCCTTCCCGGTGGGCGCCGACGCCGTGCGCGAGCTCGCCCTGCGCCACCTCGTCGAGCCGGTGCGCTTCCGGGAGCTCATCGAGGCCCTCTACGATCACGGCCACTCGATCTTCGTGCAGGTGGGCACCGGCAGCCTGCCGGGCTTCGTCTCCGACACCCTCGGCGCGCGCCCCCACCTGACGGTCAGCGTCAGCGATCCGAAGCGCGGCGGCCTCGAGTCCCTCGCCCGCCTCGGCGCGGCCCTCTTCGTGGAGGGCATCGACCTCTGGGCCGGGATCGACCGCGCCAGGCGGCCCGGCCGGGAGGCGGCCTCCGGCGGCGGGGTGGAGACCGGGTCGAGGGGCCTGGAGCTCCCCCTGGGTGCGCCCTTCATCTCGGTGGGCGAGCCCCTGCCCTTCGGCAGCGCCGGCCCTCGCCTGCCCCCGCCCGCCCGCGGCGCGCTGCGGGATCCCCTGCGGGACGAGGTCGAGGCGACCCTCGAGGACCTCTCCCGGATGCAGGCGGAGATCCTCGAGACCTACCAGCAGGCGCTGCGGGGGCGGAGCCGGCCCGTGCGGCAGCAGCGCACCCTCTCGGTGCGCACCGTGCCCGAGCTGATCGATCACAGCTTCTACCCGCAGGGCGAGGGGGCGACCCTGGCCGAGCGCGATCCCGTCGTGCCGATGACGATGTCGATCGAGCTCCTCCTGGAGCTCGCCCGCAAGGCCTTCCCCGGCCGCACCCCCGTCGCCCTCGAGGAGCTGCGGATGCACCAGTGGCTGCGGGTGCACCCGGCGGCGAAGGTGCAGCTCGTCGCCGAGCCCCGGGGAGACGATCGGGCCCACGTCGCCATCGAGGGCTTCTGCGAGGGCACCGTCCGCCTCGCCGACGCCTACCCCGCGCCGCCGGCCAGCCAGCTCCCCCCTCTCGCCGACGCCGGCCCGCCGCCCATCGACGCGGCCACCCTCTACGCCGACCGCTGGATGTTCCACGGGCCGGCCTACCAGGGCGTGCACACCATCGGCGCGCTCGGCGCCGGCGGCGTGGAGGGCAAGCTCAAGGTCACCGAGGGGCCCGGCGCCCTCCTCGACTCCCTCGGTCAGCTCTTCGGCTTCTGGCTGATGGCGACCCGCACCGAGGACAAGCTGGCCATGCCGATCGGCCTGGAGTCCCTCGAGCGCTTCGGCCCGCACCCGCAGGCTGGCGAGCTCCTCGACGCGCGGGTGCGGATCACTCACTGCGACGATCGCCGCCTGGTGGGGGACATGGAGGTCCTGCGCGGCGAGCAGGTCTGGTGCCGGATCCGCGGCTGGGCCGACCACCGCTTCCCCTCGGATCCGGACACCTGGAAGGTGCTGCAGCACCCCGAGCGCCACCGCCTCTCGGCGCGCCGGGAGCCCTACTTCCTCTTCGACGCCGCGCGCTGCCGGCCGCCCTCCCGGGACTGGCTGATCCGGCGGATGCTCTCGGAGCACGAGCGCACCACCCTCCTGGCCTCGGCGCCCCAGGCGCAGCGCGCCTACCTCCACGCGCGCATCGCCGGGAAGGACGCCGTGCGGAGCCTGCTGGAGCAGGGCGCCGAGCTCGCCGATCCTGGCGAGGCCATCTTCCCCTCCACGCTCCCGCTCCTGGGCGATCACGAGGAGGGCCTGCGCCTGGCCGGCCCCCACGCTGGCGAGCTGAAGGTGGACGCCGCCACCGCCGGAGATCTCGCGGTGGCCCTCGCCTCCCGCAAGGGCGAGGTGGCCATCGCGCTCTACCCCCTGGGCAGCCTGCCGCCCGGCGCCCGCCAGGCGAGCTTCGCCAGCGACGAGCTGGATGCCGCGCGCGCAGCGGGCGCCGGTGACGACCTCGACGCCCGGCTCCACGTCTGCGCTGCCCGGGCCATCGCCTCCCGCCTGGCCGCGCGCGGCGGGGAGGCCGGGCCCCGCGAGGCGGACGCCGTGAGCGAGGGCCGGCCGGGCGGCCTGCGCGTCGGAGAGCTCTGGGTCGAGCTGCGGGTGGACCTGGGCCACCTGGTGGCCTGGGCCCTGCGACCGGACTAG
- the fbaA gene encoding class II fructose-bisphosphate aldolase: MAKMKPGVVTGERYVEFVQAAKEGGYAYPAVNIVGTNSVNAVLEAAAVAGSDVIVQLSNGGAEFYAGKGMKDGFQAKVLGAVSAAQHIHLLAEHYGVCVAVHTDHADKSLIPWVEALVAESEKHFEKTGTPLYSSHMLDLSAESIDFNLGESARILERMAKMGMSLEIELGVTGGEEDGVGHDLEEGADNAHLYTQPADVLLAYEKLSSLGHFSVAASFGNVHGVYKPGNVKLRPEILKASQALVKEKHGTGDNPLHLVFHGGSGSEPEKIAEAVSYGVFKMNIDTDTQFAFAKPIGDYVKATPVAFEHQIDPDDGKPYKKVYDPRKWLRKGEESMVTRLQQAFDDLGSKGKGLAI, translated from the coding sequence ATGGCCAAGATGAAGCCCGGCGTCGTCACCGGTGAGCGTTACGTGGAGTTCGTGCAGGCTGCCAAGGAGGGCGGCTACGCCTACCCGGCGGTGAACATCGTGGGCACCAACTCGGTGAACGCGGTGCTCGAGGCCGCGGCCGTCGCGGGCTCGGACGTCATCGTCCAGCTCTCGAACGGCGGCGCCGAGTTCTACGCCGGCAAGGGCATGAAGGACGGCTTCCAGGCCAAGGTCCTCGGCGCGGTCTCCGCCGCCCAGCACATCCACCTGCTGGCCGAGCACTACGGGGTCTGCGTGGCCGTGCACACCGACCACGCCGACAAGAGCCTCATCCCCTGGGTCGAGGCGCTGGTCGCCGAGTCGGAGAAGCACTTCGAGAAGACCGGCACGCCCCTCTACAGCTCGCACATGCTCGATCTCTCGGCCGAGAGCATCGACTTCAACCTCGGTGAGTCCGCCCGGATCCTCGAGCGCATGGCCAAGATGGGCATGAGCCTGGAGATCGAGCTGGGCGTCACCGGCGGCGAAGAGGACGGCGTCGGCCACGACCTCGAGGAGGGGGCGGACAACGCGCACCTCTACACCCAGCCCGCGGACGTGCTGCTGGCCTACGAGAAGCTCTCCTCGCTCGGTCACTTCTCCGTCGCCGCCTCCTTCGGCAACGTGCACGGCGTCTACAAGCCGGGCAACGTGAAGCTGCGCCCCGAGATCCTGAAGGCCTCCCAGGCCCTGGTGAAGGAGAAGCACGGGACGGGCGACAACCCCCTGCACCTGGTCTTCCACGGCGGCTCGGGCAGCGAGCCCGAGAAGATCGCCGAGGCGGTGAGCTACGGGGTCTTCAAGATGAACATCGACACCGACACCCAGTTCGCCTTCGCGAAGCCCATCGGCGACTACGTCAAGGCGACGCCGGTGGCCTTCGAGCACCAGATCGATCCGGACGACGGCAAGCCCTACAAGAAGGTCTACGACCCCCGGAAGTGGCTGCGGAAGGGCGAGGAGTCGATGGTGACCCGCCTGCAGCAGGCCTTCGACGACCTGGGCTCCAAGGGCAAGGGCCTGGCGATCTGA
- the sppA gene encoding signal peptide peptidase SppA: MAEKKKRGSFSMAVLVVLLLMGGSCTGGLIWLASSGGVSKGTVLEIRLDGPLTEGPTKDIFAELSGQKPLSLYSLRQGLRAAAEDDDIAAVLVEVSTPAMGMASLEEVASELDRFREKSGKPLHVLLQTDMVYEPHVYLAGAATKSWATPTAFWMLNGLQVDVPFWKGTLEKLHIEPDFIMFKEYKSAGEPYSRSEMSEYFREAITDVAGDLQDLWYERVAARTGVDREKLKALVDQGMQTGEEARALGLFDAYGYLDEVEEELRTVAGTDEYESISIGRYLMKVKDKVRGEHIAVIFGEGQIVASRQSGGLFGGGMLHGPVVAAHIREAADEEDVKAIVFRVNSPGGSAVGSDLVWREIERAQKLGKPVVVSMSDVAGSGGYWVSMGADAIVAQPATITGSIGVVFGKFNLRGFYEWIGANVETIKFAENSDIMSEFASLSDEQRARTVSVLDSLYTDFKRKVGEGRSIELPKVEELAKGRIWSGRDAVGKGLVDETGGLETAVQLAAKKAGLGEDVKLKAYPEPKDLWQMIQDGELGASVQAAQPLPDAAAIEAWLRDLEQPRTLALMPDVQVR; the protein is encoded by the coding sequence ATGGCGGAGAAGAAGAAGCGTGGCTCGTTCTCGATGGCGGTGCTGGTGGTCCTGCTCCTCATGGGGGGCTCCTGCACCGGCGGCCTGATCTGGCTGGCGAGCAGCGGCGGCGTCTCGAAGGGGACGGTGCTGGAGATCCGGCTCGACGGTCCCCTCACCGAGGGGCCGACCAAGGACATCTTCGCGGAGCTCTCGGGCCAGAAGCCCCTCTCGCTCTACTCCCTGCGTCAGGGGCTGCGCGCGGCGGCCGAGGACGACGACATCGCGGCGGTGCTGGTGGAGGTCTCCACCCCGGCCATGGGCATGGCGAGCCTGGAGGAGGTCGCCTCGGAGCTCGATCGCTTCCGGGAGAAGTCGGGCAAGCCCCTGCACGTGCTCCTGCAGACCGACATGGTCTACGAGCCCCACGTCTACCTGGCGGGCGCGGCCACCAAGAGCTGGGCGACGCCCACGGCCTTCTGGATGCTCAACGGCCTCCAGGTCGACGTGCCCTTCTGGAAGGGCACCCTGGAGAAGCTCCACATCGAGCCCGACTTCATCATGTTCAAGGAGTACAAGTCGGCCGGCGAGCCCTACAGCCGCTCGGAGATGAGCGAGTACTTCCGCGAGGCCATCACCGACGTCGCCGGCGATCTGCAGGACCTCTGGTACGAGCGGGTCGCCGCCCGCACCGGCGTCGATCGCGAGAAGCTGAAGGCCCTGGTCGATCAGGGGATGCAGACCGGCGAGGAGGCGAGGGCCCTCGGCCTCTTCGACGCCTACGGCTACCTCGACGAGGTCGAGGAGGAGCTGCGGACGGTGGCCGGCACCGACGAGTACGAGTCGATCTCGATCGGCCGCTACCTGATGAAGGTGAAGGACAAGGTCCGCGGCGAGCACATCGCCGTGATCTTCGGAGAGGGGCAGATCGTCGCCTCCCGCCAGAGCGGAGGTCTCTTCGGGGGCGGGATGCTCCACGGGCCGGTGGTCGCCGCGCACATCCGCGAGGCGGCCGACGAGGAGGACGTGAAGGCCATCGTCTTCCGGGTCAACAGCCCCGGCGGCTCGGCGGTGGGCTCGGACCTGGTCTGGCGGGAGATCGAGCGGGCGCAGAAGCTCGGCAAGCCGGTGGTCGTCTCGATGTCGGACGTCGCCGGCTCGGGCGGCTACTGGGTCTCGATGGGCGCCGACGCGATCGTCGCCCAGCCGGCGACCATCACCGGCTCCATCGGCGTGGTCTTCGGCAAGTTCAACCTCCGCGGCTTCTACGAGTGGATCGGCGCCAACGTCGAGACGATCAAGTTCGCCGAGAACTCGGACATCATGAGCGAGTTCGCCAGCTTGAGCGACGAGCAGCGCGCTCGCACGGTGAGCGTCCTCGACAGCCTCTACACCGACTTCAAGCGGAAGGTCGGCGAGGGCCGCTCGATCGAGCTGCCGAAGGTCGAGGAGCTCGCCAAGGGCCGCATCTGGAGCGGCCGGGACGCGGTCGGCAAGGGCCTCGTCGACGAGACCGGCGGCCTCGAGACCGCGGTGCAGCTCGCCGCAAAGAAGGCGGGCCTCGGCGAGGACGTGAAGCTGAAGGCCTACCCCGAGCCCAAGGACCTCTGGCAGATGATCCAGGACGGCGAGCTGGGCGCCTCGGTGCAGGCGGCGCAGCCCCTGCCCGACGCGGCGGCGATCGAGGCCTGGCTGCGGGATCTGGAGCAGCCGCGCACCCTCGCCCTGATGCCCGACGTCCAGGTGCGCTGA
- a CDS encoding BCAM0308 family protein encodes MGSNGTRLDRRIQKSEHDAYRSSGKVSEPAACPDCGAVFHRGRWQWASRPEGAAEHRCPACNRIDDHYPAGIVTIEGPFFRQHREEVLGLVLNRENAEKMERPLHRIMSIVEDGDVLEVSTTDLHLPRCIGVALQRAYDGELDYHYEAGEQLLRVHWSR; translated from the coding sequence ATGGGATCGAACGGCACGCGGCTGGATCGTCGCATCCAGAAGAGCGAGCACGACGCCTATCGAAGCAGCGGCAAGGTCTCCGAGCCGGCGGCCTGCCCGGACTGCGGGGCGGTCTTCCACAGGGGGCGCTGGCAGTGGGCCTCGCGACCCGAGGGGGCGGCCGAACACCGCTGCCCCGCCTGCAACCGGATCGACGATCACTACCCGGCCGGGATCGTGACGATCGAGGGACCCTTCTTCCGTCAGCACCGCGAGGAGGTCCTCGGCCTGGTCCTCAACCGCGAGAACGCCGAGAAGATGGAGCGGCCCCTCCACCGCATCATGTCGATCGTCGAGGACGGCGACGTCCTCGAGGTCTCGACCACCGACCTGCACCTGCCCCGCTGCATCGGCGTCGCCCTCCAGCGCGCCTACGACGGAGAGCTCGACTACCACTACGAGGCAGGTGAGCAGCTGCTGCGAGTCCACTGGTCGCGCTAA
- a CDS encoding response regulator — MRLWLRIGALAWSVIIATSMTMTFRAYRRIQVEQALGLLRAATEQDLVLRHWVARSRGVWVEHDFIGEHHEVGEPGSQQEIDTVDGRRLVRVEAAHLLRAVHASDTLSEVGSQGRLTTLNPRQPETAPDPWERKMLLRLQEGGERIHEVIRVEGETVLRLLEPIRIEERCLGCHGKQGFEVGDLRGGWSTSISLSRLERANRSGLMTGLVAQFGIYLLALLGLVAGGRTVIGRLQAAHESASALEESELRFRTVFEAAVEGILVADSATRRFVYCNGAACELLGYSREELLELGVEDIHPKEALPEVGEAFERQTRGDQLLAPNLPCLRKDGSTILVNITATAATIDGRPCTVGFFTNVTEARQMEAKLRQASRMEAVGTLAGGVAHDFNNILQAILGHTELLARNPQLRPAMQQDVGAIGEAGRRAAELTRQLLAYSRRQVLAPAPLALAELCDGMMKMLGRLIPENITLEVTHEGSDSQVLADPGQIEQVVMNLCVNARDALAAGGTISLRTRRVELDERDALRHPDARAGQFVLLEIADDGAGMTPTVRDQIFEPFFTTKGIGAGTGLGLSTVYGIILQHGGWIEVESAPDEGSRFSAFLPHTMEDLREAPEPTPITALGGGTELLLLAEDEEAVLQLTRKLLEQAGYQVLAARDGQEAIALLEERGPQVALAVLDVMMPRRTGREVAEWMRARFPEVPVIFTSGYTPERIRNHLPRGAEQHLISKPYKANTLLTAVREALDRNGETTT, encoded by the coding sequence GTGAGGCTCTGGCTGCGGATCGGCGCCCTCGCCTGGTCCGTCATCATCGCGACCTCCATGACGATGACCTTCCGGGCCTACCGCCGGATCCAGGTGGAGCAGGCCCTCGGCCTCCTTCGCGCGGCCACCGAGCAGGATCTGGTGCTCCGGCACTGGGTCGCCAGGAGCCGGGGGGTCTGGGTCGAGCACGACTTCATCGGGGAGCACCACGAGGTGGGCGAGCCCGGCTCCCAGCAGGAGATCGACACCGTGGATGGGCGGCGCCTCGTCCGGGTCGAGGCCGCCCACCTGCTGCGCGCCGTGCACGCCTCGGACACGCTCTCCGAGGTCGGGTCCCAGGGACGCCTGACCACCCTGAACCCTCGCCAGCCAGAGACGGCCCCCGATCCCTGGGAGCGCAAGATGCTCCTGCGGCTGCAGGAGGGCGGAGAGCGGATCCACGAGGTCATCCGGGTGGAGGGTGAGACCGTCCTGCGTCTCCTCGAGCCCATCCGGATCGAGGAGCGCTGCCTCGGCTGCCACGGGAAGCAGGGCTTCGAGGTGGGTGACCTCCGGGGCGGCTGGTCCACCTCCATCTCCCTCTCCCGCCTGGAGCGCGCCAACCGGAGCGGCCTGATGACCGGCCTGGTCGCCCAGTTCGGGATCTACCTGCTCGCGCTCCTCGGCCTCGTCGCCGGCGGCCGGACGGTGATCGGCCGGCTCCAGGCCGCACACGAGTCGGCCTCCGCCCTGGAGGAGTCCGAGCTGCGCTTCCGCACGGTCTTCGAGGCCGCGGTCGAGGGCATCCTGGTGGCCGACAGCGCGACCCGCCGCTTCGTCTATTGCAACGGTGCGGCCTGCGAGCTGCTCGGCTACAGCCGGGAGGAGCTCCTCGAGCTGGGGGTGGAGGACATCCACCCGAAGGAGGCCCTCCCCGAGGTCGGCGAGGCCTTCGAGCGCCAGACCCGCGGTGATCAGCTGCTGGCCCCCAACCTGCCCTGCCTGCGCAAGGATGGCAGCACGATCCTGGTGAACATCACCGCGACCGCCGCCACCATCGACGGGCGCCCCTGCACGGTCGGCTTCTTCACCAACGTCACCGAGGCCCGCCAGATGGAGGCGAAGCTGCGCCAGGCGAGCCGGATGGAGGCGGTCGGCACCCTCGCCGGCGGCGTCGCGCACGACTTCAACAACATCCTCCAGGCCATCCTGGGCCACACCGAGCTCCTCGCCCGCAACCCCCAGCTCAGGCCCGCGATGCAGCAGGACGTGGGCGCCATCGGGGAGGCGGGCCGGCGGGCCGCCGAGCTCACCCGCCAGCTGCTCGCCTATAGCCGGCGGCAGGTGCTGGCCCCGGCGCCCCTGGCGCTCGCCGAGCTCTGCGACGGGATGATGAAGATGCTCGGGCGGCTGATCCCCGAGAACATCACCCTGGAGGTCACCCACGAGGGGAGCGACAGCCAGGTGCTGGCCGACCCCGGGCAGATCGAGCAGGTCGTGATGAACCTCTGCGTCAACGCCCGCGACGCCCTCGCGGCAGGGGGCACCATCTCTCTGCGGACCCGGCGAGTGGAGCTCGACGAGAGGGACGCGCTCCGTCACCCGGACGCCCGCGCGGGCCAGTTCGTGCTCCTCGAGATCGCCGACGACGGCGCCGGCATGACGCCGACCGTCCGCGATCAGATCTTCGAGCCCTTCTTCACCACGAAGGGCATCGGCGCGGGCACTGGCCTCGGGCTCTCGACGGTCTACGGGATCATCCTCCAGCACGGAGGGTGGATCGAGGTGGAGAGCGCGCCCGACGAGGGCAGCCGCTTCTCGGCCTTCCTCCCCCACACCATGGAGGACCTGCGGGAGGCACCGGAGCCCACCCCCATCACCGCGCTCGGCGGCGGGACCGAGCTGCTCCTCCTGGCCGAGGACGAGGAGGCCGTCCTGCAGCTGACCCGCAAGCTCCTCGAGCAGGCGGGCTACCAGGTGCTCGCGGCCCGGGACGGTCAGGAGGCCATCGCGCTGCTGGAGGAGCGCGGCCCGCAGGTCGCGCTCGCGGTCCTCGACGTGATGATGCCCCGGCGCACCGGGCGTGAGGTCGCCGAGTGGATGAGGGCGCGCTTTCCGGAGGTGCCGGTGATCTTCACCAGCGGCTACACGCCGGAGAGGATCCGCAACCACCTCCCCCGGGGGGCCGAGCAGCACCTGATCTCCAAGCCCTACAAGGCGAACACCCTCCTCACCGCGGTGCGGGAGGCGCTCGACCGCAACGGAGAGACCACGACCTGA
- a CDS encoding phosphopantetheine-binding protein: MSTEASKPEILAAVRGCIVEVVGEAWASEVTIGPETSFSEDLELESIELVALSEKLAEAFGEGIDFVGWLSGMELDAILELSVGDVVEHIESCR; the protein is encoded by the coding sequence ATGAGCACCGAGGCCAGCAAGCCGGAGATCCTCGCCGCCGTTCGCGGCTGCATCGTGGAGGTGGTCGGCGAGGCCTGGGCCTCGGAGGTGACCATCGGCCCCGAGACCTCCTTCTCCGAGGATCTCGAGCTCGAGAGCATCGAGCTGGTCGCCCTCTCGGAGAAGCTCGCCGAGGCCTTCGGCGAGGGCATCGACTTCGTGGGCTGGCTCTCGGGGATGGAGCTCGACGCGATCCTGGAGCTGTCGGTGGGCGACGTGGTGGAGCACATCGAGTCGTGCCGCTGA
- a CDS encoding alpha/beta hydrolase has translation MPLIDAGGLELHVQTLGPGPEAPRPPPPPVIFLHGLLVGSMATWYFSLAPALAAQRKVVLYDLRGHGRSATPARGYALHDHLVDLGAVLGACEVKSGPVVLVGHSFGALVALMATLRRPERVAKLVLCELPLPPASAGVIPDPAQIDVEGLFASLPPAVQAAVAEGGRRGRRFVERVRTLVEETSLLADLFAMTDVDDTDLGGLMTPTLALYGRDSLCLPTGERLARVMPAARLVTLPGGHFLPVESPDAVGEAVKEFLGG, from the coding sequence GTGCCGCTGATCGACGCCGGCGGCCTCGAGCTCCACGTCCAGACCCTCGGGCCCGGCCCCGAAGCCCCCCGGCCCCCACCGCCGCCGGTGATCTTCCTCCACGGCCTGCTCGTGGGCTCGATGGCCACCTGGTACTTCTCCCTGGCCCCGGCCCTGGCGGCGCAGCGCAAGGTGGTGCTCTACGACCTGCGGGGCCACGGGCGCAGCGCGACCCCGGCGCGGGGCTACGCCCTCCACGATCACCTGGTGGACCTCGGCGCGGTGCTCGGCGCCTGTGAGGTGAAGAGCGGACCGGTGGTGCTGGTCGGCCACAGCTTCGGCGCCCTCGTCGCCCTCATGGCGACCCTGCGGCGGCCCGAGCGCGTGGCGAAGCTCGTGCTCTGCGAGCTGCCCCTGCCCCCGGCCTCGGCCGGCGTGATCCCCGATCCCGCGCAGATCGACGTCGAGGGGCTCTTCGCCTCCCTGCCGCCGGCCGTGCAGGCGGCCGTCGCCGAGGGGGGTCGGCGCGGCCGGCGCTTCGTGGAGCGGGTGCGCACGCTGGTCGAGGAGACCTCCCTGCTCGCCGACCTCTTCGCCATGACCGACGTCGACGACACGGACCTCGGCGGCCTGATGACCCCCACCCTGGCCCTCTACGGCCGGGACTCCCTCTGCCTGCCGACCGGCGAGCGCCTCGCCCGGGTGATGCCGGCCGCGCGGCTCGTCACCCTGCCCGGCGGGCACTTCCTGCCGGTGGAGTCGCCCGACGCGGTGGGCGAGGCGGTGAAGGAGTTCCTCGGTGGCTGA